The Martelella sp. AD-3 genome includes a region encoding these proteins:
- a CDS encoding N4-gp56 family major capsid protein, with amino-acid sequence MGQTTIPFGDPKAQMKWSGRLLVETLAKSYWERFISTSENAVIQRKTELESDAGDRISFDLSVQLRGGPTSGDNRLKGTEEQLKFFTDEVIIDQLRKSVSAGGKMTRKRTAHDLRRVAKDRLSDWWSQYVDQLFFIYMSGARGINEDYEAFPLDYDGHAGNELRAPDGQHILFGGDAASKATITADDKMSRLMIERAANKARMMRAKDPRNANLLPIKISGEKHYVTVMSPYQEHDLRTESGQTGWLEIQKAAAASEGRKSPIFRGSMGMINNVVLHSHESVIRFSDYGAGQDVSASRALFLGTQAAVVAHGTAGGLRFTWKEEVDDYGNEPSVAAGTIIGVSKTRFNKRDFGVVAIDTAASDPNEA; translated from the coding sequence ATGGGACAAACCACGATCCCCTTCGGCGATCCGAAGGCCCAGATGAAATGGTCTGGCCGTCTGCTGGTCGAGACCCTGGCGAAAAGCTACTGGGAGCGCTTTATCAGCACTTCCGAAAACGCCGTGATCCAGCGCAAGACCGAACTGGAATCCGATGCGGGCGACCGCATTTCCTTTGACCTGTCGGTGCAGCTGCGCGGCGGGCCGACATCGGGCGACAACCGCCTGAAGGGCACGGAAGAACAGCTCAAATTCTTCACCGACGAGGTCATCATCGACCAGCTTCGCAAGTCGGTCTCGGCCGGCGGCAAGATGACCCGCAAGCGCACCGCGCACGATCTGCGCCGCGTCGCCAAGGACCGTCTTTCCGACTGGTGGTCGCAATATGTCGATCAGCTGTTCTTCATCTATATGTCGGGCGCGCGCGGCATCAACGAGGATTATGAAGCCTTCCCGCTCGACTATGACGGCCATGCCGGCAACGAGCTGCGGGCGCCGGATGGCCAGCATATCCTGTTTGGCGGCGATGCTGCCAGCAAGGCAACGATCACCGCCGATGACAAGATGTCGCGCCTGATGATCGAGCGTGCGGCCAACAAGGCGCGGATGATGCGCGCCAAGGACCCGCGCAACGCCAATCTGCTGCCGATCAAGATCAGTGGCGAGAAGCACTATGTCACCGTGATGTCGCCCTATCAGGAGCATGACCTGAGGACCGAATCCGGCCAGACCGGCTGGCTTGAAATCCAGAAGGCGGCGGCCGCGTCCGAAGGACGCAAGAGCCCGATCTTCCGGGGCTCGATGGGCATGATCAACAATGTCGTGCTGCACAGCCATGAAAGCGTGATCCGCTTTTCCGATTATGGCGCCGGGCAGGATGTCAGCGCCTCGCGCGCGCTGTTCCTGGGCACGCAGGCAGCCGTTGTTGCCCATGGCACGGCGGGTGGTCTGCGCTTTACCTGGAAGGAAGAGGTCGACGACTACGGCAATGAGCCGTCGGTCGCCGCCGGCACCATCATTGGCGTTTCGAAAACCCGCTTCAACAAGCGCGACTTCGGCGTTGTCGCCATCGATACCGCAGCGAGTGACCCGAACGAGGCTTGA
- a CDS encoding carbon storage regulator, which produces MALKIDLRVGETLQVGEARLKLVRKAGQVATLVIDAPREMKITSQNPLIKEPNREVG; this is translated from the coding sequence GTGGCTTTGAAAATCGACTTACGCGTCGGTGAAACACTTCAGGTGGGGGAAGCCCGCCTGAAGCTGGTTCGCAAGGCCGGACAGGTGGCGACGCTGGTGATTGATGCGCCTCGAGAAATGAAGATCACCTCCCAAAATCCCCTAATAAAGGAACCGAATCGAGAAGTCGGCTAA
- a CDS encoding terminase produces MILGTQRGKDVKGGVPLDFVPSSPEDMAMCLSDPLWRLCSGQLYKIMIKPQDENGEEDADAEPLVVPFRPNRAQRRLLKRLHKRNIILKARQLGFTTLICILFLDCALFSHKDRPIRAGIVAHEEDAAKAIFRDKVKFAYENLPAALRAAMPLKRDSADELLFAHNNCSIRVATSLRSGTLHYLHVSEFGKICAKRPDRADEVITGTIPAAASGMIFIESTAEGREGHFFKMCQRARRLASLPRRLTNKEYHFNFFPWWDDMHYRMDPDDVEISAIEHQYFNEVEEKMATMLDIEQRAWWISTRDNEFSGEDEKMWQEYPSTPDEAFQKSSQGCYYTVQMTRMRKERRITTVPFTPGYPVNTFWDIGNSDGTAIWFHQQVGQQHRFIHFLEGWGEPYSFFVSEMQALGYTWGRHYLPHDGNHERQGENSNLTPKQMLERLGLRNVEIVERVAELQHGIQATRDMLALAWIDAENCKEGIDHIDNYRKKWIASVGAFGDEPVKSDGNSEAADALRQWAQVYGSDAGAGSKRQRVPKRRNKSAMAV; encoded by the coding sequence ATGATCCTGGGCACGCAGCGCGGAAAGGACGTGAAAGGCGGCGTGCCGCTCGATTTCGTGCCGTCCTCGCCCGAAGACATGGCGATGTGCCTGTCCGATCCGCTGTGGCGGCTTTGTTCCGGGCAGCTCTACAAGATCATGATCAAGCCGCAAGACGAGAACGGCGAGGAAGACGCCGACGCGGAGCCGCTTGTCGTGCCGTTCAGGCCCAACCGCGCCCAACGGCGGCTTTTGAAGCGGCTGCACAAGCGCAATATCATCTTAAAGGCGCGCCAGCTCGGCTTTACCACGCTGATCTGCATTCTGTTTCTGGATTGCGCGCTGTTTTCGCACAAGGACCGGCCGATCCGGGCCGGCATCGTGGCGCATGAAGAGGACGCGGCCAAGGCGATCTTTCGCGACAAGGTGAAGTTCGCCTATGAGAACCTGCCGGCAGCGCTGCGCGCCGCCATGCCGCTGAAGCGCGACAGCGCCGACGAATTGCTGTTTGCCCACAATAATTGCTCGATCCGGGTGGCGACCTCGCTGCGCTCCGGCACGCTGCATTATCTGCATGTTTCCGAGTTCGGCAAAATCTGCGCCAAGCGGCCGGACCGCGCCGACGAGGTGATTACCGGCACCATTCCGGCGGCGGCCAGCGGCATGATCTTCATCGAAAGCACGGCGGAAGGCCGCGAGGGGCATTTCTTCAAGATGTGCCAGCGTGCCCGACGGCTTGCCTCGCTCCCCCGGCGGCTGACCAACAAGGAATATCATTTCAACTTCTTCCCGTGGTGGGACGACATGCATTACCGCATGGACCCCGACGACGTGGAGATATCGGCCATCGAGCATCAATATTTCAATGAGGTCGAGGAGAAAATGGCGACGATGCTCGACATCGAGCAGCGCGCCTGGTGGATCAGCACACGCGACAACGAATTCTCCGGCGAAGACGAAAAGATGTGGCAGGAATACCCGTCGACACCCGACGAGGCATTCCAGAAATCATCACAGGGCTGCTACTACACCGTTCAGATGACACGGATGCGCAAGGAGCGGCGAATCACCACCGTGCCGTTTACGCCCGGCTATCCGGTCAACACCTTCTGGGACATTGGCAATTCGGACGGCACCGCAATCTGGTTTCACCAGCAGGTGGGCCAGCAGCACCGTTTTATCCATTTTCTCGAAGGCTGGGGCGAGCCCTACAGCTTCTTTGTCAGCGAAATGCAGGCGCTCGGCTACACCTGGGGCCGGCACTATTTGCCGCATGACGGCAACCACGAGCGGCAGGGCGAAAACAGTAATCTGACGCCCAAGCAGATGCTGGAGCGGCTGGGACTACGCAATGTCGAGATCGTTGAGCGCGTTGCCGAACTGCAGCACGGCATTCAGGCGACCCGCGACATGCTGGCGCTGGCATGGATCGATGCCGAGAACTGCAAGGAGGGCATCGACCATATCGACAATTACCGCAAGAAATGGATTGCGAGCGTTGGCGCTTTCGGCGACGAGCCGGTGAAGAGCGACGGCAATTCGGAGGCTGCCGACGCGCTCAGGCAATGGGCACAGGTTTATGGCAGTGATGCTGGCGCGGGAAGCAAGCGGCAAAGAGTGCCGAAGCGGCGGAACAAGTCGGCGATGGCGGTTTGA
- a CDS encoding terminase small subunit, whose translation MPRTTKNPTSKAAPKRRCARLTPRQQEFIDALLADEDMRATYAYMRAFRQPNERTAAVCASKLLKNAKVKAAIDAAMAARREAVAIEHNDVVRRLYAMLTADTNELVQYRRGACRHCYGIDNGFQWVDETEYLDTCEKIAEKARARDVEPDLPGDEGGYGYDASKLPHDDCPRCHGEGIGSAHIKDTRFLTGGARLIYQGVEETQFGTRVKMIDRAVIYDKLMRHLGMFNDKLMLGGDKENPLEMLLQQLPGALIRPVSETDSDKDIPDKGNTA comes from the coding sequence ATGCCCAGAACCACGAAGAACCCCACCAGCAAAGCCGCGCCCAAGCGACGGTGCGCGCGGCTGACGCCGCGTCAGCAGGAATTTATCGACGCATTGCTGGCCGATGAGGATATGCGGGCGACCTATGCCTATATGCGGGCGTTTCGGCAGCCGAATGAGCGAACCGCTGCTGTTTGCGCCTCCAAGTTGCTAAAAAATGCTAAGGTCAAAGCAGCCATCGACGCCGCCATGGCGGCACGGCGCGAGGCTGTCGCCATCGAGCATAATGACGTTGTGCGCCGGCTCTATGCGATGCTGACCGCCGATACCAATGAGCTTGTGCAATACCGGCGCGGCGCGTGCCGCCATTGCTATGGGATCGACAACGGGTTTCAGTGGGTGGATGAGACCGAGTATCTCGACACCTGCGAGAAGATTGCCGAGAAAGCGCGCGCGCGCGATGTGGAACCCGACCTTCCGGGCGATGAAGGCGGCTATGGCTATGACGCCAGCAAGCTGCCACATGACGATTGCCCGCGCTGCCATGGCGAGGGGATCGGCAGCGCCCATATCAAAGACACGCGGTTTCTGACCGGCGGCGCAAGGCTGATCTATCAGGGTGTCGAGGAAACCCAGTTCGGCACCAGGGTCAAAATGATCGATCGCGCCGTGATCTACGACAAGCTGATGCGGCATCTGGGCATGTTCAACGACAAGCTGATGCTGGGCGGCGACAAGGAAAACCCGCTTGAGATGCTGTTGCAGCAACTGCCCGGCGCCCTGATCCGCCCTGTGAGCGAAACCGATTCAGACAAGGACATCCCGGATAAAGGGAATACCGCATGA
- a CDS encoding SIR2 family protein: MSAFGDPATQLAFSVHENRGVFALLLGSGLSRSAEIPTGWEITTDLVRRIATAKGVDEQEDWAKWYSENEGKEPNYSELLEKIATSPSERRAILHSYIEPNEEDRQEGRKVPTAGHKAIASLVQKGYIKVIVTTNFDRLMENALREVGVEPTVITSPDALQGAEPITHSSCYILKLHGDYKDARILNTDEELDNYPAAYNSLLDRIFDEYGLIVCGWSGEWDHALRAAIQRAPNRRYPMFWASRGVLAERGADLCSSRKGVVVPISDADTFFGTLVSQVDTLAQSQRQNPVGVDMLVGRAKRYLSKAEYRIQLADLVFEEVEKIIARHDQGDMDLHGAIAPEDIQRRVAVYESISEGLTKACGLIGRWGEPSQIAIVIDAIRTILNFANDNNGGLVIYIELRQYPAVLAYHACALGLQYAEKWPDLHEFMGTEVQNKHGNMECLLDTVGPSTWEGSVSAAWKALPGLERRYTPFQDHLANTVFKDWRASFLSSRAPIDEMTLLSEALTAIQYLERSDLETLRTAIDRSRHERNYVWAPVGRAGWSHSDYMTKTLPRLENADLCRRLAHGGFGGGSEEFIKTALQNYKNCIASYHWH, translated from the coding sequence ATGAGCGCATTTGGTGATCCAGCAACACAGCTCGCATTTTCGGTACATGAAAATCGGGGAGTTTTTGCCCTTTTGCTGGGTTCTGGCCTATCGCGCTCAGCCGAGATACCGACGGGCTGGGAAATCACGACCGATCTCGTACGACGCATTGCCACTGCTAAAGGTGTTGACGAACAGGAGGATTGGGCGAAGTGGTACAGCGAGAACGAAGGTAAAGAGCCAAACTACTCAGAGCTGCTCGAAAAAATTGCAACTTCTCCGTCAGAACGGCGTGCAATTTTACACAGCTACATTGAACCAAACGAAGAAGACCGACAAGAAGGCCGAAAAGTGCCAACTGCGGGTCACAAGGCCATCGCCAGCTTGGTTCAAAAGGGCTACATCAAAGTCATTGTCACAACAAACTTTGACCGTTTGATGGAAAACGCATTGCGCGAAGTTGGCGTTGAGCCAACGGTCATAACGTCACCGGACGCATTGCAAGGCGCGGAACCGATCACGCACAGCTCTTGCTATATTTTGAAATTGCACGGGGACTACAAGGATGCCCGTATTCTAAATACAGACGAAGAATTGGATAACTATCCTGCAGCCTACAATAGTCTTTTGGACCGCATTTTTGATGAATACGGACTAATTGTCTGCGGCTGGTCCGGCGAATGGGACCATGCACTGAGAGCGGCAATCCAACGCGCACCGAACCGTCGCTATCCAATGTTTTGGGCATCAAGAGGTGTGCTCGCAGAGCGTGGCGCGGATTTGTGCAGCAGCCGGAAGGGTGTAGTAGTGCCAATTTCGGACGCGGACACATTTTTCGGAACGCTAGTGTCGCAAGTAGATACCTTGGCTCAGTCCCAGCGGCAAAACCCAGTTGGGGTTGACATGCTAGTCGGCCGCGCAAAGCGATATTTGTCTAAGGCTGAATACCGAATCCAATTGGCTGATTTGGTATTTGAAGAGGTTGAGAAGATTATTGCACGACACGATCAGGGTGACATGGACCTCCACGGCGCCATTGCACCTGAAGATATTCAGCGCCGGGTCGCCGTCTATGAAAGTATATCGGAGGGTCTGACAAAAGCCTGCGGACTGATTGGCAGGTGGGGAGAGCCCTCACAAATTGCAATCGTTATAGATGCGATCCGCACGATTCTCAATTTCGCGAACGACAATAATGGGGGCTTGGTTATATATATTGAATTGCGTCAATATCCCGCTGTTCTTGCGTATCACGCCTGTGCTTTGGGCCTTCAATATGCCGAAAAGTGGCCTGACCTTCACGAATTCATGGGAACAGAGGTCCAAAACAAACACGGAAATATGGAGTGTTTGCTTGACACAGTGGGACCCTCTACATGGGAAGGTTCAGTCAGCGCAGCTTGGAAGGCATTGCCTGGACTGGAAAGACGCTATACCCCTTTTCAGGACCACTTGGCCAACACAGTGTTTAAGGACTGGCGCGCGTCCTTCCTTTCCTCACGCGCGCCCATTGATGAAATGACTCTTCTGAGCGAAGCGCTAACGGCCATCCAATATCTTGAGAGATCAGACTTGGAGACGTTGCGCACGGCAATAGACCGATCCAGGCATGAGCGAAATTATGTTTGGGCGCCGGTGGGACGCGCTGGCTGGAGCCACAGTGATTATATGACCAAAACTCTGCCGCGTCTTGAGAATGCCGATCTTTGTCGCCGCTTAGCCCATGGTGGCTTCGGTGGCGGAAGCGAGGAATTCATCAAAACAGCTTTGCAGAATTATAAAAACTGCATCGCAAGCTACCATTGGCACTGA
- a CDS encoding helix-turn-helix domain-containing protein, whose product MNKSYFESRIAAKGFTMRGLARQMGIASSQLSRTFSGHRRMKIEEAVELSVLLGVTVDEIIAESGINAPPPRQRTCPVIGYLTPKMTVLPAKQGERVQTLDGLPDGIEAIIAQVAGSSVSYMDGWAFFVTGKAPPEGALDALALVQADDGSQMLGVVRYGKQRGVFRVTLLDGREREGLVLSWARRVQVTRHC is encoded by the coding sequence TTGAACAAGTCCTATTTCGAAAGCCGTATTGCCGCAAAAGGTTTCACGATGCGCGGTCTCGCGCGCCAGATGGGGATCGCGTCGTCGCAGCTATCGCGGACGTTTTCCGGACACCGCAGGATGAAAATCGAGGAAGCCGTCGAGTTGTCCGTGCTGCTGGGCGTTACGGTGGATGAGATTATTGCTGAATCCGGCATCAATGCGCCGCCGCCCCGCCAACGCACCTGTCCGGTGATTGGCTATCTGACGCCCAAGATGACAGTTCTGCCAGCAAAACAGGGCGAGCGCGTGCAAACGCTTGACGGGCTGCCGGACGGCATCGAGGCGATCATTGCGCAGGTCGCCGGTTCAAGCGTTTCCTATATGGACGGCTGGGCCTTCTTCGTGACCGGCAAGGCGCCGCCGGAAGGCGCGCTCGACGCGCTTGCCCTGGTGCAGGCCGATGATGGATCGCAAATGCTCGGTGTCGTTCGTTACGGCAAGCAGCGCGGCGTTTTTCGGGTGACGCTGCTGGACGGACGCGAACGCGAGGGGCTGGTGTTGAGCTGGGCCCGGCGGGTGCAGGTGACGCGGCATTGCTGA
- a CDS encoding DUF2312 domain-containing protein yields the protein MSDAHGVARDQLRSFIERIERLEEEKKTISDDIKDVYAEAKGTGFDTKVLRKIIALRKLDEQERMEEEAVLDTYMIALGMIGASEDVPEGEGA from the coding sequence ATGTCGGATGCACACGGCGTCGCGCGCGACCAACTCAGGTCATTTATCGAGCGGATCGAGCGCCTTGAGGAAGAGAAAAAGACCATCTCCGACGACATCAAGGATGTCTATGCCGAAGCCAAGGGCACCGGCTTCGATACCAAAGTGCTCAGGAAAATTATCGCTCTGCGAAAACTGGATGAGCAGGAGCGCATGGAAGAGGAGGCCGTCCTCGACACCTATATGATCGCGCTCGGCATGATTGGCGCGTCCGAAGACGTGCCAGAAGGCGAAGGTGCGTGA
- the dnaN gene encoding DNA polymerase III subunit beta, which produces MNLFTVEKPKLVSALERARNAVEKSINIPILENILIERAEDGEGLSARATNLNIEVRCRFEARVDEAFSAFTLPAHRLFDIVKTWPDGREIQFAWADDARKSVVVKSGRSRFVLPVLPAEGFVWMRPEQGTAAFTIDAGQLTAALSQCAYAVSREAVHFYLNGVLLQRGEDHLHLVSTDAHRMAVRNIDPGSAPPSFPPAIIPAATVAYITRYLVEGAVRLEVGANLIHVGQDGLSVTSKLIEGSFPDWRRVIPENEYHAVIDKVEFAAAVARVALAADRGRASGVLLTFSQGLLAIEASGIDGRSGQDDVEAECDFDLEIGFNARYLTEALANLPGDTVHLFLKTNRDTMVIKGDAPSAPDDLFLLFPMRVTRGVGDV; this is translated from the coding sequence ATGAACCTCTTCACCGTGGAAAAGCCGAAACTCGTGTCAGCGCTTGAACGCGCCCGCAATGCCGTCGAAAAGAGCATCAATATCCCGATCCTCGAAAACATCCTGATCGAGCGGGCGGAGGACGGTGAGGGCTTGAGCGCCCGCGCCACCAATCTCAATATCGAGGTCCGTTGCCGGTTCGAGGCGAGGGTTGACGAGGCATTCTCGGCCTTCACGCTTCCGGCCCATCGGCTGTTCGACATCGTCAAGACATGGCCCGATGGCCGCGAAATCCAGTTTGCCTGGGCCGATGACGCCAGGAAGAGCGTCGTTGTAAAATCGGGGCGCTCGCGCTTTGTCCTGCCAGTGCTCCCGGCGGAAGGTTTCGTCTGGATGCGCCCGGAACAGGGCACGGCTGCCTTCACCATTGACGCTGGGCAACTGACAGCGGCGCTGTCGCAATGCGCCTACGCCGTCTCACGCGAGGCGGTCCATTTCTATCTCAATGGCGTTCTTTTGCAGCGCGGCGAGGATCATCTCCATCTGGTTTCGACCGATGCGCATCGCATGGCGGTTCGCAACATCGATCCCGGCAGCGCCCCGCCCAGCTTTCCGCCAGCGATTATTCCCGCCGCGACCGTCGCCTATATCACCCGTTATCTGGTCGAAGGCGCGGTGAGGCTTGAGGTCGGCGCAAACCTGATCCACGTCGGCCAGGACGGGCTTTCGGTCACCTCGAAGTTGATCGAAGGGAGTTTTCCCGATTGGCGGCGGGTCATCCCCGAAAACGAGTATCATGCGGTCATCGACAAGGTAGAGTTTGCCGCCGCCGTCGCGCGCGTTGCGCTGGCCGCCGACCGAGGGCGCGCGAGCGGCGTTCTGCTCACCTTTTCGCAAGGCTTGCTCGCGATCGAGGCAAGCGGCATTGACGGCCGTTCCGGTCAGGACGATGTCGAGGCGGAATGCGATTTCGATCTGGAGATCGGTTTCAACGCGCGCTATCTCACCGAGGCGCTGGCCAATCTCCCCGGCGACACGGTGCACCTTTTCCTCAAAACCAATCGCGACACGATGGTCATCAAGGGCGACGCCCCCAGCGCGCCCGACGATCTCTTCCTCCTGTTCCCAATGCGGGTGACGCGCGGTGTCGGCGATGTCTGA
- a CDS encoding GcrA family cell cycle regulator, whose product MSDWSSKEAAPAPRMISLLELDDAVCRWPVTEAGENTGFCGHATGGKPPYCPYHRDKAHGEGTSAEQAALKNLKRIMHR is encoded by the coding sequence ATGTCTGATTGGTCGTCAAAAGAGGCCGCGCCGGCCCCCCGCATGATTTCGCTTCTTGAGCTGGACGACGCCGTGTGCCGCTGGCCCGTCACCGAAGCCGGCGAGAATACCGGCTTTTGCGGACACGCGACTGGCGGAAAGCCGCCTTACTGCCCGTATCACCGCGACAAAGCTCATGGTGAAGGCACGAGCGCCGAGCAGGCGGCGCTGAAGAACCTGAAGCGGATTATGCATCGATGA
- a CDS encoding site-specific DNA-methyltransferase, with protein sequence MTEPLDILGDGRATILIGDCRDVLAEMEPDSVDCVVTSPPYWGLRDYGVEGQIGLEPTLAEHLSVMVDVFEAVRRVLKPTGTLWLNYGDCYATAPNGRSAQDTKNFGGDDRTFRDKPFSTVGNGLKPKDLCMVPNRLAIALQDAGWWVRSEIIWGKTNPMPDSSGTARPSTAHEKIFLLTKSADGDIWRARDTGELSFFPDLSETCPLVTDATRQGPRWLRIGSYYDAGAVSMGSNPANHGGARGAARATVPPRHEGQINHTGLHALGRGTGRLLRNYEPAPIAPASLDVWPMATLAFRAAHFATFPPVLASRCILAGCPKGGTVLDPFGGAGTTALVALRHGRKAQLVEISRAYAEITCDRIAADWKAAPPMAHAPSTLPEGGLFQGRSNDMGEADGR encoded by the coding sequence ATGACCGAGCCTCTCGACATTCTCGGTGACGGACGCGCCACGATCCTCATCGGCGATTGCCGCGACGTGCTGGCCGAAATGGAGCCAGACAGCGTCGATTGCGTGGTGACGTCGCCGCCCTATTGGGGCCTGCGCGATTATGGCGTCGAAGGTCAGATCGGACTTGAACCGACGCTTGCCGAACACCTGTCCGTGATGGTGGACGTCTTCGAGGCGGTCAGGCGCGTTTTGAAGCCGACGGGAACGCTATGGCTCAATTACGGGGATTGCTATGCCACGGCACCGAACGGGCGAAGCGCTCAGGATACGAAGAATTTCGGCGGGGATGATCGGACGTTTCGGGACAAGCCGTTCTCCACGGTTGGAAACGGGCTGAAGCCCAAAGACCTGTGCATGGTGCCGAACCGGCTGGCGATTGCGCTTCAGGATGCGGGCTGGTGGGTGCGATCGGAAATCATCTGGGGCAAAACCAATCCAATGCCGGACAGTTCCGGCACGGCGCGCCCCTCGACCGCGCACGAAAAAATCTTCCTGCTCACCAAGAGCGCGGACGGCGATATCTGGCGCGCCCGCGACACCGGCGAATTGAGCTTCTTCCCGGACCTTTCCGAAACCTGCCCGCTCGTCACCGATGCCACGCGCCAAGGGCCGCGATGGCTGCGCATTGGCAGCTATTACGACGCCGGGGCCGTCAGCATGGGCAGCAATCCCGCAAATCACGGCGGCGCCAGGGGCGCTGCACGCGCCACGGTTCCGCCGCGCCACGAAGGGCAGATCAATCATACCGGCCTTCATGCATTGGGACGCGGCACCGGGCGGTTGCTCAGGAACTACGAGCCAGCACCAATCGCACCCGCATCGCTCGATGTCTGGCCGATGGCAACGCTCGCCTTTCGTGCGGCCCATTTTGCGACCTTTCCGCCGGTCCTTGCCAGCCGCTGCATTCTGGCGGGCTGCCCGAAAGGCGGCACCGTGCTCGATCCGTTCGGCGGCGCGGGCACAACGGCATTGGTCGCGCTTCGTCACGGGCGCAAGGCGCAGCTTGTCGAGATCAGTCGGGCCTATGCCGAAATCACCTGCGACCGGATCGCGGCCGACTGGAAGGCCGCGCCGCCCATGGCGCACGCGCCATCCACACTGCCTGAAGGCGGACTGTTCCAGGGCCGTTCAAACGATATGGGAGAAGCCGATGGCCGGTAG
- the ssb gene encoding single-stranded DNA-binding protein, translating into MAGSVNKVILVGNLGQDPRISRTQDGKAMANLSVATSESWREKSTGDRKERTEWHRVVIFAEGLVTLAEQCLKKGAKVYIEGKQQTRKWTAQDGTERYATEVVLNGFGARLEMLDGRNSSGPPPAQTPDDYGYTESTSVDRGAGEHGASERAGKQLSYQSKDLDDDIPF; encoded by the coding sequence ATGGCCGGTAGCGTGAACAAGGTCATTCTGGTTGGCAATCTCGGGCAAGACCCAAGGATCAGCCGCACGCAGGACGGCAAGGCCATGGCCAATCTGTCGGTCGCCACATCCGAGAGCTGGCGCGAGAAGAGTACCGGCGACCGTAAGGAACGCACCGAGTGGCACCGCGTCGTCATCTTTGCCGAAGGCCTGGTGACGCTTGCCGAGCAGTGCCTGAAAAAGGGCGCCAAAGTCTACATCGAAGGCAAGCAGCAAACGCGCAAATGGACAGCGCAAGATGGCACCGAGCGCTATGCGACCGAAGTGGTTTTGAACGGCTTCGGTGCCCGCCTTGAAATGCTCGACGGCCGCAATAGCAGCGGGCCTCCGCCCGCGCAAACGCCGGATGACTACGGCTACACCGAAAGCACATCCGTTGATCGGGGCGCCGGCGAACACGGCGCCAGCGAACGGGCCGGCAAACAACTTTCCTACCAATCCAAAGACCTGGACGACGACATCCCATTTTGA
- a CDS encoding helix-turn-helix domain-containing protein: MSLKTQNVEKDAAIGSLIREARKSRGLSQMKLAEAIGVTFQQVQKYEKGSNRVALSTFLLICERLDLSPTELVGSVAETREADTLLAAKVRECDQLKKQLDGIRSLAMPQPKAGTGTEGFAIGAQNGTE; this comes from the coding sequence ATGTCTCTGAAAACCCAGAACGTGGAAAAGGATGCGGCCATCGGGTCGCTGATCCGGGAGGCGCGCAAGTCGCGCGGACTGAGCCAGATGAAGTTGGCCGAGGCGATTGGCGTCACATTCCAGCAGGTTCAAAAATACGAGAAGGGCAGCAACCGTGTTGCACTGTCGACGTTCCTGCTGATCTGCGAACGGCTCGATCTTTCACCGACCGAACTGGTTGGCAGCGTGGCCGAAACCCGTGAGGCGGACACGCTCCTGGCTGCCAAAGTCCGGGAATGCGACCAGCTGAAGAAGCAGTTGGACGGCATTCGCTCGCTCGCTATGCCGCAGCCCAAAGCGGGCACGGGGACCGAAGGCTTTGCCATAGGAGCCCAAAATGGAACCGAATAA
- a CDS encoding AlpA family transcriptional regulator translates to MEPNKEADEIRFLSLAQVCEMTSLSRTQINNYRNDGRFPQAVPLGMKRLAFVKAEVVAWMEKRIAERLNVQPRPRDNA, encoded by the coding sequence ATGGAACCGAATAAAGAGGCCGACGAAATCCGCTTCCTCTCGCTCGCGCAGGTTTGCGAGATGACCAGCCTGTCACGCACCCAGATTAACAACTACCGCAACGACGGACGCTTTCCCCAGGCTGTCCCCCTCGGTATGAAGCGCCTGGCGTTTGTGAAGGCTGAGGTTGTCGCGTGGATGGAAAAAAGGATTGCAGAACGATTGAATGTTCAGCCCCGACCTCGCGATAATGCATGA
- a CDS encoding type II toxin-antitoxin system RelE/ParE family toxin, which translates to MEVKFANDDLARICTDEAHKLGLPVAVIRAARKTLIKLEAATFESDLFNLGGLDYKVLKGNGNDTRQVRVNKQYRIQFTVVGEGTGAIATITFIGDPH; encoded by the coding sequence ATGGAAGTGAAGTTCGCTAACGATGATCTGGCGCGAATATGCACAGATGAGGCGCATAAACTGGGCCTGCCGGTTGCGGTCATAAGGGCTGCGCGAAAAACGCTAATCAAATTAGAAGCTGCGACCTTCGAATCTGATCTCTTTAATCTGGGAGGTTTGGATTACAAAGTCCTGAAGGGAAATGGCAATGACACAAGGCAAGTTCGCGTGAACAAGCAGTACCGTATTCAGTTCACAGTTGTTGGCGAAGGAACCGGCGCAATTGCAACAATCACCTTTATCGGTGATCCACATTAA